In Ascochyta rabiei chromosome 2, complete sequence, one genomic interval encodes:
- a CDS encoding Anthranilate phosphoribosyltransferase, producing the protein MASTVSTANDEDPKVSITPLLKRLWHESPSTKPNADEIAAALSLIFTNSLSEVQIGALLTCLHFTDEDRQAEVLAKCSKAMRDFSTKIDVHALEQVLQKRGRKEGNYHGGLVDIVGTGGDSHNTFNISTTSSILASALLMVAKHGNKASTSRSGSADLLACAPPKAPIITAVAPRTINEIYSETNYAFLFAPIFHPGARHAASIRKQLGWRTIFNLLGPLANPLHEQIEARVLGVARKEIAPDFAEALRQSGARKALVMCGDEELDELSCAGPTHCWRLIENSSGEVDINFFKLSPEDFGLPTHPLSEVSPGQSPEKNAEILMKILTGEVSPDDPILHFVYINTAALFVISGICDADTSDMGEGDDGNVIKEVGPGGGRWKEGVRRAKWAISSGEAYKQWQNFVEVTNKVA; encoded by the exons ATGGCATCCACAGTATCAACAGCAAACGACGAAGATCCCAAGGTCTCAATCACGCCACTCCTAAAACGACTATGGCATGAATCGCCATCGACAAAACCCAACGCGGACGAGATTGCTGCAGCACTTTCCTTGATCTTCACAAACAGTCTTTCAGAGGTCCAGATAGGTGCTCTGTTGACATGTCTCCATTTCACCGACGAAGACAGACAGGCGGAAGTGCTCGCCAAATGTTCAAAAGCTATGCGAGACTTCTCGACCAAAATCGACGTACACGCGCTTGAGCAGGTCCTCCAGAAACGTGGAAGAAAGGAGGGCAACTACCATGGAGGTTTG GTTGACATAGTTGGCACGGGAGGTGACTCGCACAACACTTTCAACATCTCAACGACATCTTCTATCCTCGCCAGTGCGTTACTTATGGTGGCAAAGCACGGTAACAAAGCATCCACATCGCGCTCAGGCTCAGCAGACCTCCTGGCTTGCGCTCCCCCAAAAGCACCAATAATCACCGCGGTCGCCCCCAGAACCATCAACGAAATCTACTCTGAAACCAACTACGCCTTCCTGTTTGCACCTATATTTCATCCTGGTGCAAGACATGCTGCCTCCATCCGCAAGCAGCTCGGCTGGCGCACAATCTTCAATCTCCTCGGACCCCTTGCAAACCCCCTGCACGAGCAGATCGAAGCTCGAGTCCTTGGTGTAGCACGCAAAGAGATTGCCCCTGACTTTGCTGAAGCGCTTCGCCAATCCGGCGCCAGGAAAGCTTTGGTCATGTGCGGTGATGAGGAATTGGATGAGCTCTCATGTGCAGGACCGACGCACTGTTGGCGCCTGATTGAGAACTCTTCAGGCGAGGTTGACATCAACTTCTTCAAGCTCTCTCCGGAAGACTTTGGGCTGCCAACACACCCGCTGAGCGAAGTGTCGCCGGGCCAGTCACCAGAGAAGAATGCCGAGATCCTGATGAAGATCTTGACTGGCGAAGTCTCACCCGACGACCCGATCTTGCATTTCGTGTACATCAACACTGCTGCTTTGTTCGTAATCAGTGGTATCTGCGACGCAGACACGAGCGACATGGGCGAAGGCGATGATGGCAATGTCATCAAAGAGGTTGGACCCGGCGGTGGACGCTGGAAAGAAGGTGTGAGAAGAGCAAAGTGGGCTATATCGAGCGGCGAAGCATACAAACAGTGGCAAAACTTCGTCGAAGTCACTAACAAAGTGGCTTAG
- a CDS encoding Pre-mRNA-splicing factor cwf19, translating to MGLEDFEKELAASKSKEDRKKRDRSRSRDRHHRSSKHHTSRHHRDDRDRDGHHREKRSRHHRETSEERSRRKRKERERDDKYDDQSRQKRKDRRSRSPSSGDEDRLTRKRKSRQYDEDESSDDDAPQEKDYAPHDDELLDEQLEEAASANVQRDDWMQAPSSMDVDYVQRKKREEKTTYVAASAEKQHALKIHKAELNHHLADLKEDKVKTAQEPAQREVDYTFGDSGSQWRMTKLKGIYRAAEETGRSVEDVALEKYGDLRDFDEAREEETELDRRNMYGNDYVGKEKPSGELYEERRLKAGLHRATREDHEMADLPQGEIIPDARPTTNTVALSQTELNKLKAQMMKAKMKKSPEAARLEAEYNAAIAGSAGSTDRDVVVLNAMDNRMLAGGRQGEVISLENKRGVERGLVKENEDMSIEDMVRQERRTKGQNEGLILAEKIGKDVKFDNDLDYMDENATRLAARAPKSSINLRNQAIQDYQKTNRILDSCPLCHHEDKSPPQPPVAPVISLGTRAFLTLPTEPEVSDGGAVIVPIQHRTNLLECDDDEWEEIRNFMKSLTRMYHDQGRDVLFYENAANPGRKLHAAMNAVPIPFELGDTAPAFFREAILTSDNEWSQHKPIIDTLKASRSGLGKQAFRRSLAKEMPYFHVWFELDGGMGHIVEDERRWPRADLFAREVLGGMLDVGIEIQKRQGRWVKGDRRPEKWKKGWRKFDWTRVLTEG from the exons ATGGGCTTGGAGGATTTCGAGAAAGAGCTTGCAGCGAGCAAGAGCAAAGAAGACCGGAAGAAGCGGGACAGAAGTCGCAGTCGCGACCGGCACCACCGCTCAAGCAAACACCACACGTCACGCCATCACCGCGACGATCGAGATCGAGACGGACATCACAGAGAAAAACGATCGCGACACCACCGAGAGACTTCTGAAGAGCGTTCACGGCGCAAGCGTAAAGAGAGAGAGCGCGACGACAAGTACGACGACCAATCACGCCAAAAGCGCAAGGACAGGCGCAGTCGGTCACCTTCGAGTGGAGATGAGGACCGCCTGACGCGAAAACGCAAGTCGCGTCAGTATGATGAGGACGAATCCTCTGACGACGATGCGCCGCAAGAAAAGGACTATGCGCCCCACGACGATGAGCTGCTCGACGAGCAACTGGAGGAGGCAGCGAGCGCTAACGTTCAGCGAGACGATTGGATGCAAGCACCGTCATCTATGGACGTGGACTACGTgcagagaaagaagagagaggagAAGACGACATACGTCGCGGCGTCTGCAGAGAAGCAGCACGCCCTCAAGATTCACAAAGCAGAACTGAACCACCACCTTGCCGATTTGAAAGAAGACAAAGTGAAAACAGCACAGGAACCAGCGCAACGAGAGGTTGACTACACGTTCGGCGACTCAGGGTCACAATGGCGCATGACAAAGCTAAAGGGCATCTACAGGGCAGCTGAAGAGACGGGACGAAGTGTCGAAGATGTGGCTCTGGAGAAATACGGCGATCTGCGCGATTTCGACGAAGCACGGGAGGAAGAGACCGAGCTCGACAGGAGGAACATGTATGGCAATGACTACGTCGGGAAGGAAAAACCATCTGGAGAGCTGTATGAAGAACGCAGGTTGAAAGCTGGCCTTCACCGTGCTACACGAGAAGATCACGAAATGGCAGACCTACCACAGGGCGAAATCATACCGGACGCAAGGCCCACTACAAACACAGTCGCGCTTAGCCAGACAGAGTTGAACAAGCTCAAAGCCCAGATGATGAAGGCAAAGATGAAGAAGTCTCCAGAAGCAGCACGACTCGAGGCGGAATACAACGCAGCGATTGCGGGCTCTGCAGGCAGTACAGATCGTGATGTAGTGGTTCTAAACGCCATGGATAACCGCATGCTTGCTGGAGGACGTCAGGGCGAGGTCATCTCGCTAGAGAACAAGCGAGGCGTTGAGCGTGGGTTGGTCAAGGAGAACGAGGACATGAGCATAGAAGACATGGTTCGGCAGGAGCGACGCACGAAAGGCCAGAACGAGGGTCTTATTCTTGCCGAGAAGATTGGCAAGGATGTCAAGTTCGAT AACGACCTCGATTACATGGACGAGAATGCAACAAGACTCGCTGCCCGCGCCCCCAAGTCATCCATCAACCTCCGCAACCAGGCCATTCAGGACTACCAGAAGACAAATCGTATCCTCGATTCCTGTCCACTCTGCCACCACGAAGACAAATCGCCGCCTCAACCTCCTGTCGCCCCCGTCATCTCTCTTGGCACACGCGCTTTTCTCACTCTCCCTACGGAGCCTGAGGTCAGTGACGGTGGCGCGGTCATAGTGCCTATCCAGCACCGCACCAATCTACTGGAATGCGACGACGATGAATGGGAAGAGATTCGCAATTTCATGAAGTCCCTCACCCGCATGTACCACGATCAAGGCCGTGACGTCCTTTTCTACGAGAACGCTGCCAACCCTGGGCGTAAGCTACATGCTGCCATGAACGCAGTACCCATCCCGTTCGAGCTCGGCGATACGGCTCCCGCGTTTTTCCGTGAAGCCATCCTCACCTCGGACAACGAATGGAGCCAGCACAAGCCTATCATCGACACCCTCAAGGCCTCACGGTCAGGGCTGGGTAAGCAGGCCTTCCGCAGAAGCTTGGCGAAAGAGATGCCTTACTTCCACGTGTGGTTTGAGCTGGATGGAGGCATGGGTCACATCGTGGAGGACGAGCGCAGATGGCCACGTGCCGACCTCTTCGCGCGAGAGGTTCTCGGAGGAATGTTGGATGTGGGAATCGAGATCCAGAAGAGACAGGGACGATGGGTCAAGGGTGATCGTAGGCCAGAGAAATGGAAGAAGGGGTGGAGGAAGTTTGACTGGACTCGAGTGCTTACTGAAGGGTAG
- a CDS encoding RNA-binding ribosome biosynthesis protein mak21: MGKKRTHAETKDGFTKPPSGQDRVKNDKKDARKGGDAGKKRSALIFKVQPEWHTVELPQLPTVENPTIPPKYILDDLHAYADELLEVETTEYAASHMSKDASHKFMSTIMASGTMEDKVSALTLLVQESPLHTTKAFDQLLGLSRKKSRSAAMMALAALKDLLGQGVLLPPDRKLKAFARQPGLLSALQGKNMHWKYGEKLPGELQKVHLIAWSYEDWLKKQYFEMLKIIEGWTNDEVEYSRNRAVTFVWELLKEKPEQEENLLRLLINKLGDKEKKVSSRASYLLLQLQITHPLMKNVIINSIESDLIFRPNQSAHAKYYAVITLNQTVLSVKEQEVANKLLEIYFSIFLGLLKKQKDHEKEEKKVAVLNKHGHIQGGGSAPGKMAKKKAEKEATMAFKVADESREKLISAILTGVNRAFPFAKTDDAKFEDQLNTIYQVTHSSNFNTGIQAMTLIQQISVTKNISTDRFYRTLYESLLDPRLITTSKHIMYLNLLYRSLKADTSIKRVKAFVKRLLQVIHMHEPPFICGVLYLVNELMTTFPSIKAMLSTPEDHVDDGEDEHFEDVPEDGENKVEEKKPAKPAYDARKRDPEHAQADLSCLWELLPLQAHYHPSVHVLASKIVHQELIKEKPDPTIYTLMNFLDKFSFRNAKTKAQGVHGSSIMQPMSGTSKATDYLITARDGDRTHDPLNSESFWRKKVDDVRDDEVFFHTYFEKAGKAKQADKKAKKKSKKDADDSDDESGEDEIWKALVKSRPDVEGDGGDDDFSDIDMDDMMSDSDAEGGVTMDAGVELNLGSDDEDDAAPAPADDDDDDFENFDLDDEDGFMDDEDDVPVDLDVGDDADGDDDGKDGRKKKKRKLKQLPTFASAEDYAKLIGDDSE, translated from the exons ATGGGGAAGAAGCGGACCCATGCTGAGACTAAGGATGGCTTTACGAAGCCGCCTTCGGGCCAGGACCGGGTGAAGAACGACAAGAAGGATGCGCGCAAGGGTGGAGATGCCGGCAAGAAGCGCTCGGCATTG ATATTCAAAGTGCAGCCTGAATGGCACACCGTCGAGCTGCCTCAGCTTCCCACAGTCGAGAACCCTACGATACCCCCCAAATACATTCTTGACGACCTCCACGCCTACGCCGATGAGCTTCTGGAAGTCGAGACGACCGAATATGCCGCCTCCCACATGTCTAAGGATGCGTCGCACAAGTTCATGTCCACCATTATGGCGTCTGGTACCATGGAAGATAAGGTCTCAGCTTTGACACTGTTGGTTCAGGAGTCGCCGCTGCACACGACAAAGGCTTTCGATCAGCTACTGGGACTGTCGCGCAAGAAAAGCAGGAGTGCTGCCATGATGGCCTTGGCCGCGCTAAAGGATTTACTGGGACAGGGTGTTCTCCTACCGCCAGACAGGAAGTTGAAGGCGTTTGCACGACAGCCAGGCCTTCTTAGCGCGCTGCAGGGAAAGAACATGCACTGGAAATATGGCGAGAAGCTGCCTGGCGAGCTGCAGAAGGTGCACCTGATTGCATGGTCGTACGAGGATTGGCTCAAGAAGCAATACTTCGAGATGCTCAAGATCATCGAAGGCTGGACCAACGACGAAGTCGAGTACTCGCGAAATCGCGCAGTGACCTTTGTCTGGGAGCTGCTGAAAGAGAAGCCAGAGCAGGAGGAAAACTTGCTGCGACTGCTCATCAACAAGCTCGGAGATAAAGAGAAAAAGGTGTCATCGCGAGCATCGTACCTGCTTCTCCAGCTGCAGATCACGCACCCGCTGATGAAGAACGTCATCATCAACTCCATCGAATCTGACCTAATCTTCCGGCCGAACCAAAGCGCACATGCCAAGTACTACGCTGTCATTACCCTCAACCAGACCGTGCTTAGTGTGAAGGAGCAGGAAGTTGCCAACAAACTGCTGGAGATATACTTCAGTATTTTCCTTGGTCTTCTCAAGAAACAAAAGGATCATGAAAAGGAAGAAAAGAAGGTCGCAGTGCTGAACAAGCACGGTCACATCCAAGGAGGTGGAAGCGCACCTGGAAAGatggcgaagaagaaggccgagAAGGAAGCTACCATGGCTTTCAAGGTTGCCGACGAGTCGAGAGAAAAGTTGATCTCTGCCATTCTCACAGGTGTCAACCGTGCTTTTCCTTTCGCCAAGACTGACGATGCCAAATTCGAGGACCAGCTCAACACCATCTACCAGGTTACACACTCATCCAACTTCAACACCGGTATCCAGGCCATGACCCTCATTCAGCAAATTTCTGTCACCAAGAACATCTCCACCGACCGATTCTACCGCACACTATACGAGTCTCTTCTCGACCCTCGTCTCATCACGACATCTAAGCACATCATGTATCTCAATCTCCTTTACCGGTCACTCAAAGCGGATACCAGCATCAAACGCGTCAAAGCATTCGTCAAGCGCTTACTTCAGGTTATTCACATGCACGAACCTCCTTTCATCTGCGGTGTGTTGTACCTTGTTAATGAGCTTATGACGACCTTCCCCAGTATCAAGGCTATGTTGTCAACACCAGAAGATCATGTTGACGATGGTGAGGATGAGCATTTCGAGGATGTCCCAGAAGATGGCGAGAACAAGgtggaggagaagaagcctGCTAAGCCTGCATACGACGCCCGAAAACGCGACCCTGAGCACGCACAAGCAGACCTGTCTTGTTTGTGGGAGTTGCTACCGCTTCAGGCACACTACCATCCATCAGTACATGTCTTAGCCTCGAAGATTGTTCATCAGGAACTCATCAAGGAGAAGCCCGACCCAACTATCTACACTCTCATGAACTTCCTCGACAAGTTCTCCTTCCGCAATGCAAAGACCAAGGCGCAAGGCGTGCACGGTTCCTCCATCATGCAGCCTATGTCTGGTACTTCCAAGGCCACCGACTACCTTATTACAGCCCGCGACGGCGACCGCACCCACGATCCACTCAACTCAGAGTCTTTCTGGCGCAAGAAGGTCGACGACGTGCGTGACGACGAAGTTTTCTTCCACACGTATTTCGAAAAGGCCGGCAAAGCCAAACAGGCCGAcaagaaggcgaagaagaagagcaagaaggacGCAGACGACAGCGACGACGAAAGTGGCGAGGACGAGATCTGGAAGGCGCTTGTCAAATCGCGACCAGATGTCGAGGGCGacggcggcgacgacgacttcAGCGACATCGACATGGACGACATGATGAGCGACTCCGACGCAGAAGGAGGAGTTACTATGGACGCTGGCGTCGAGCTCAACCTTGGCAGCGATGACGAGGATGATGCAGCTCCTGCGCCTGctgacgatgacgacgacgacttcGAGAACTTTGAcctcgacgacgaagacgggTTCATGGACGATGAAGACGACGTGCCCGTTGATCTCGACGTTGGCGACGACGCAGATGGCGACGACGATGGCAAAGAtggaaggaagaagaagaagaggaagctcAAGCAACTCCCCACCTTTGCTTCTGCGGAGGATTACGCAAAGCTTATTGGTGACGATAGCGAGTAG